A window of Ruania suaedae contains these coding sequences:
- a CDS encoding metal ABC transporter substrate-binding protein has product MTRLAHSGRRRTARHLRAAVAGLAVLPLALTACSTEPEAQDGVSVMTAFYPLQFVAERVGGAEVPVESLTPPGADPHSLELAPSQVVELGEADVVVYTPGLQAAVDDAIATQPPQRVIDTWEATGVEADLRSEDPHFWLDPTLLAPVADAVAAELGEADPDRAQEYTERAEELTAELETLDAAYADGLSGCEGAMLITSHEAFGYLADRYGLRQEGISGIDPEVEASPARMREVAALVEDAGVTTLYFETITAPDVTLALAEEAGVEAAVLDPLESAPAEGDYLTTMQENLEALESGLVCD; this is encoded by the coding sequence ATGACCCGGCTCGCTCACTCCGGCCGGCGACGGACGGCCCGCCACCTGCGGGCCGCCGTCGCCGGCCTGGCCGTGCTCCCGCTGGCGCTGACCGCCTGCTCCACTGAGCCGGAGGCGCAGGACGGCGTGAGCGTCATGACGGCGTTCTACCCGCTGCAGTTCGTGGCCGAGCGGGTCGGCGGCGCTGAGGTGCCGGTCGAGAGCCTGACCCCGCCCGGCGCCGACCCCCACAGCCTCGAGCTCGCCCCCTCCCAGGTGGTCGAGCTCGGAGAGGCCGACGTGGTCGTCTACACCCCCGGCCTGCAGGCGGCGGTGGACGACGCCATCGCGACCCAACCCCCGCAGCGCGTCATCGACACCTGGGAGGCGACCGGGGTGGAGGCGGACCTGCGCTCCGAGGACCCCCACTTCTGGCTCGATCCCACCCTGCTGGCGCCAGTGGCCGATGCCGTGGCCGCCGAGCTTGGTGAGGCCGACCCCGACCGCGCGCAGGAGTACACCGAGCGCGCCGAGGAGCTGACCGCTGAGCTGGAGACGCTGGACGCCGCCTACGCGGACGGTCTCTCCGGGTGCGAGGGCGCCATGCTCATCACCTCCCACGAGGCGTTCGGCTATCTCGCCGACAGGTACGGACTGCGCCAGGAGGGCATCTCGGGTATCGATCCCGAGGTCGAGGCCTCGCCGGCCCGGATGCGGGAGGTCGCGGCGCTGGTGGAGGACGCCGGCGTCACCACGTTGTACTTCGAGACGATCACCGCTCCCGACGTGACCCTGGCGCTCGCCGAGGAGGCGGGCGTGGAGGCGGCCGTGCTCGATCCGCTCGAGAGTGCACCGGCCGAGGGTGATTACCTCACCACGATGCAGGAGAACCTCGAGGCGCTCGAGAGCGGCCTGGTCTGCGACTGA
- the aztD gene encoding zinc metallochaperone AztD encodes MTSTTRPRARYLALLGVLPLALAACSSGTEPAESTPSASTSEEPTAEETAAAPTEQATVSPRLVITYDGGLQVLDATSLEVVSDIPLDGFTRVNPAGDNRHVMVSTTGGFQVLDAGTWAEPHGDHAHYYTSEPVLTDVVYEADKPGHAVVHEGRTALFDDGTGAIAIVDSAAIAEGVSDDARQLTLPAPHHGVAVELSDGSLLVTDGTEEERSGVRVLDADGEEIAATDACPGVHGEATAADEAVVIGCEDGVVLYTDGELTKIDSPDEYGRIGNQAGSEDSEIVLGDYKSDPDAELERPTRISLIDTDSGELQLVDLPASYTFRSLARGDDGEALVLGTDGALHVIDDESGELIRSIEVMDAWEEPMDWQQPRPAIRVLEGTAYVSDPATNEIHAVDIETGEIWNSATLEVTPNEIATASGDVPHAHGEDDGAEESEEHEDHEGHDHESEGEDHEGHDHESEGHDHDHEHEHGDHDHEDE; translated from the coding sequence ATGACTTCCACGACCCGCCCCCGCGCCCGCTACCTGGCGCTCCTCGGTGTGCTGCCGCTGGCTCTCGCCGCCTGCTCGAGCGGCACCGAGCCCGCTGAGTCCACCCCCTCGGCCTCGACGTCGGAGGAGCCGACAGCCGAGGAGACGGCCGCCGCGCCCACCGAGCAGGCCACGGTCTCCCCGCGCCTGGTGATCACCTATGACGGCGGCCTGCAGGTTCTCGACGCGACCAGCCTCGAGGTGGTCTCCGACATCCCGCTGGACGGCTTCACCCGCGTCAACCCGGCCGGTGACAACCGGCACGTGATGGTCTCCACCACCGGCGGCTTCCAGGTGCTCGACGCCGGGACGTGGGCCGAGCCGCACGGTGACCATGCGCACTACTACACCTCCGAGCCGGTCCTGACCGACGTCGTCTACGAGGCCGACAAGCCCGGTCACGCGGTCGTGCACGAGGGGCGCACCGCGCTCTTCGACGACGGCACCGGCGCCATCGCGATCGTGGACTCCGCCGCGATCGCCGAGGGCGTGAGCGACGATGCCCGTCAGCTGACCCTTCCTGCGCCCCACCACGGCGTGGCCGTCGAGCTGAGCGACGGCAGCCTGCTGGTGACCGACGGCACCGAGGAGGAGCGCTCCGGGGTCCGGGTGCTCGATGCCGACGGCGAGGAGATCGCCGCCACCGATGCCTGCCCGGGCGTGCACGGCGAGGCCACCGCGGCCGACGAGGCCGTGGTGATCGGGTGCGAGGACGGGGTGGTGCTCTACACCGATGGTGAGCTCACCAAGATCGACAGCCCCGACGAGTACGGCCGCATCGGCAACCAGGCCGGTTCCGAGGACTCCGAGATCGTGCTGGGCGACTACAAGTCCGACCCCGACGCCGAGCTCGAGCGTCCTACGCGCATCTCCCTGATCGACACCGACAGCGGCGAGCTCCAGCTCGTCGACCTGCCGGCCTCCTACACCTTCCGCTCCCTCGCCCGTGGCGATGACGGTGAGGCGCTGGTGCTGGGCACCGACGGTGCCCTGCATGTGATCGACGACGAGAGCGGTGAGCTCATCCGCTCGATCGAGGTCATGGATGCGTGGGAGGAGCCGATGGACTGGCAGCAGCCCCGCCCGGCGATCCGCGTGCTCGAGGGCACCGCTTACGTGAGCGACCCGGCCACGAACGAGATCCACGCCGTCGACATCGAGACCGGAGAGATCTGGAACAGCGCCACCCTCGAGGTGACGCCGAATGAGATCGCCACCGCGTCCGGGGATGTCCCGCACGCCCACGGCGAGGACGATGGTGCCGAGGAGTCCGAGGAGCACGAGGACCACGAGGGTCACGACCACGAGTCCGAGGGTGAGGACCACGAGGGTCACGACCACGAGTCCGAGGGTCACGACCACGACCACGAGCACGAGCACGGCGACCACGACCACGAGGACGAATGA
- a CDS encoding TNT domain-containing protein: MDDLAGHPLIEQVVSMLFDAADAGSDIAGAEVVHLEWSQAGPEHSGRAYASGAQGARWIDVPSAVAPALRDLRAQTARPGAGAWLSLVILARREGRVEVVANYDRRPYWNSATPSMLDTPAQEPVPDERRWAADLRRYPRDREHRPPWLAEDEVSGEAVTQLRQGLDARGVPRTAVVLPGESEDVRGRDETGAPHLPLEGTVEVVRYGARHYGLQVSDYGQHALIGEFYSERAACDAVWQYLTAPMPAPVPVHQAELAERVSSAGPGLAELHRRVAAAGPGGILTNLAAGVPYDRIGTLDGLYFFVGGTPWEQRSLPASARGPGAQVQTFMATRPVEVQAEIAPAWFGQPGGGLRFHVEPPARSLRELIRAGVVQQVAPSP, encoded by the coding sequence ATGGACGATCTCGCCGGCCACCCGCTCATCGAGCAGGTCGTCTCGATGCTCTTCGACGCCGCTGACGCCGGCAGCGACATCGCCGGCGCCGAGGTCGTCCACCTCGAGTGGTCACAGGCGGGGCCGGAGCACTCCGGCCGGGCCTATGCGAGCGGCGCCCAGGGGGCGCGCTGGATCGACGTGCCCAGCGCGGTGGCGCCCGCCCTACGGGATCTCCGTGCGCAGACGGCTCGGCCCGGCGCCGGGGCATGGTTGTCCCTGGTGATCCTCGCCCGCCGCGAGGGCCGGGTGGAGGTCGTGGCCAACTACGATCGCCGTCCGTACTGGAACTCCGCCACGCCCTCGATGCTGGACACTCCGGCGCAGGAGCCGGTGCCGGACGAGCGACGGTGGGCCGCTGATCTGCGCCGCTACCCGCGAGATCGCGAGCACCGCCCGCCATGGCTGGCCGAGGACGAGGTCAGCGGTGAGGCGGTCACCCAGCTCCGCCAGGGTCTGGACGCCCGGGGAGTGCCGCGCACGGCAGTGGTGCTGCCCGGGGAGAGCGAGGACGTGCGCGGGCGGGACGAGACCGGAGCACCGCACCTGCCCCTCGAGGGCACGGTGGAGGTGGTCCGTTACGGCGCTCGCCACTACGGCCTGCAGGTGAGCGACTACGGTCAGCACGCCCTGATCGGGGAGTTCTACAGCGAACGCGCCGCCTGTGATGCGGTGTGGCAGTACCTGACCGCCCCGATGCCCGCCCCCGTGCCGGTGCACCAGGCCGAGCTAGCCGAGCGGGTCAGCAGCGCCGGTCCGGGCCTGGCCGAGCTGCACCGGCGAGTCGCGGCGGCCGGGCCCGGTGGGATCCTCACCAACCTCGCCGCCGGGGTGCCCTACGACCGGATCGGCACTCTCGACGGTCTGTACTTCTTCGTGGGCGGTACGCCCTGGGAGCAGCGTTCGCTCCCGGCCTCGGCCCGCGGCCCGGGAGCGCAGGTCCAGACCTTCATGGCGACCCGCCCGGTCGAGGTGCAGGCCGAGATCGCGCCGGCGTGGTTCGGCCAGCCCGGTGGCGGGCTGCGCTTCCACGTCGAGCCGCCCGCGCGCAGCCTGCGGGAGCTGATCCGGGCCGGGGTGGTGCAGCAGGTGGCACCGAGCCCCTGA
- a CDS encoding phosphoribosylaminoimidazolesuccinocarboxamide synthase has translation MGSVNDQTQTPVLPGWRHLYSGKVRDLYEPDGADGHPAGDVLLVVASDRISAYDHVLPTPIPDKGAVLTALSLWWFEQLEPLVANHVVSLDVPDAVRGRAMICRRLQMYPVECVARGYLTGSGLAEYRQGGAVCGVSLPEGLTDGARLPEPIFTPATKADLGEHDENVTFEEIAARIGAEAATRLRAITLEVYALAERIAGERGVILADTKLELGTDAAGTLMLGDEVLTPDSSRYWPADLWQPGRAQPSFDKQFVRDWLTSPESGWDRSADAPPPPLPEEVVARTRDRYLEAYERLTGSPLRP, from the coding sequence CTGGGATCCGTGAACGATCAGACCCAGACACCGGTCCTCCCCGGCTGGCGGCACCTGTACTCGGGCAAGGTGCGCGATCTGTACGAGCCCGACGGCGCCGATGGCCACCCCGCCGGCGACGTCCTCCTCGTCGTCGCCAGCGACCGGATCAGCGCCTACGACCACGTGCTCCCCACCCCGATCCCGGACAAGGGCGCGGTGCTGACAGCGCTGAGCCTGTGGTGGTTCGAGCAGCTCGAACCTCTGGTCGCCAACCACGTGGTCTCCCTGGACGTGCCCGACGCCGTCCGCGGCCGCGCGATGATCTGTCGGCGCCTGCAGATGTACCCGGTCGAATGCGTGGCCAGGGGCTACCTCACCGGCTCCGGACTGGCCGAGTACCGCCAGGGCGGCGCGGTGTGCGGCGTCAGCCTGCCCGAGGGCCTGACCGACGGCGCCCGTCTCCCCGAGCCGATCTTCACGCCGGCGACCAAGGCCGACCTCGGAGAGCACGACGAGAACGTCACCTTCGAGGAGATCGCCGCCCGGATCGGGGCGGAGGCGGCCACCCGGCTGCGGGCGATCACCCTGGAGGTGTACGCCCTCGCCGAACGGATCGCCGGGGAGCGGGGCGTGATCCTCGCCGATACCAAGCTCGAGCTCGGCACCGACGCCGCAGGCACGCTGATGCTCGGCGACGAGGTCCTCACGCCCGACTCCTCCCGGTACTGGCCGGCCGACCTGTGGCAGCCCGGCCGTGCGCAGCCGAGTTTCGACAAGCAGTTCGTCCGTGACTGGCTGACCTCGCCCGAGTCCGGCTGGGACCGCTCCGCCGACGCTCCCCCGCCCCCGCTGCCCGAGGAGGTCGTCGCGCGCACCCGCGACCGCTACCTCGAGGCCTACGAACGCCTCACCGGCTCGCCACTGCGCCCCTGA
- the purS gene encoding phosphoribosylformylglycinamidine synthase subunit PurS, which translates to MARIVVEVMPKPEILDPQGKAVAGALPRLGFTGFAGVRQGKRFELEVEGDPSEEVLEQARKAASEVLSNPVIEDVVAVHWVRES; encoded by the coding sequence ATGGCACGCATCGTCGTGGAGGTCATGCCGAAGCCGGAGATCCTCGACCCCCAGGGCAAGGCCGTCGCCGGCGCCCTCCCCCGCTTGGGGTTCACCGGCTTCGCCGGTGTCCGTCAGGGCAAGCGGTTCGAGCTCGAGGTCGAGGGCGATCCGAGCGAGGAGGTGCTCGAGCAGGCGCGCAAGGCCGCCTCCGAGGTGCTGTCCAACCCGGTGATCGAGGATGTCGTGGCCGTGCACTGGGTGCGGGAGTCCTGA
- the purQ gene encoding phosphoribosylformylglycinamidine synthase subunit PurQ: MARIGVVTFPGSLDDRDAARAVRLAGADPVRLWHADDSLAGVDAVVLPGGFSYGDYLRAGAISSFAPIMVSVIDAANAGVPVLGICNGFQILCEAHLLAGAMVKNTRLTFLCTDQVLRVENAQTAWSNEFEQGQEILIPLKNQDGQFLADERTLDELEGEGRVVFRYVGNPNGSRRDIAGITNARGNVVGLMPHPEHAVEEGFGPGTDGLGFFRSALTALLASA, encoded by the coding sequence ATGGCCCGCATCGGTGTGGTCACCTTCCCGGGGAGCCTGGACGACCGGGACGCCGCTCGCGCGGTCCGTCTCGCCGGCGCCGACCCGGTGCGCCTGTGGCACGCCGACGACTCCCTCGCCGGCGTGGACGCGGTGGTGCTGCCCGGCGGCTTCTCCTACGGCGACTACCTGCGCGCCGGGGCCATCTCCTCGTTCGCCCCCATCATGGTCAGCGTGATCGACGCGGCGAACGCCGGCGTCCCGGTGCTCGGCATCTGCAACGGCTTCCAGATCCTCTGCGAGGCCCACCTGCTCGCCGGCGCGATGGTGAAGAACACGCGGCTGACCTTCCTCTGCACCGACCAGGTGCTGCGGGTGGAGAACGCGCAGACCGCGTGGTCGAACGAGTTCGAGCAGGGGCAGGAGATCCTCATCCCCCTGAAGAACCAGGACGGGCAGTTCCTGGCCGATGAGCGCACCCTGGACGAGCTCGAGGGTGAGGGTCGCGTGGTCTTCCGCTACGTGGGCAACCCCAACGGGTCCCGCCGTGACATTGCCGGCATCACCAACGCCCGCGGCAACGTCGTGGGACTCATGCCGCACCCCGAGCACGCCGTCGAGGAGGGCTTCGGGCCCGGCACCGACGGCCTGGGCTTCTTCCGGTCCGCCCTGACGGCGCTGCTCGCCTCCGCCTGA
- the rnhA gene encoding ribonuclease HI: protein MATVAEAHLPQGPLDSGLPSVQMWTDGACKGNPGPGGWGAWMRSGSHERELFGGEETTTNNRMELTAVIEGLKALTTSCEVTLHVDSSYVMNGMKSWLPGWKRNGWKTAAKKPVKNEDLWRALDEQVARHSVQWVWVKGHSGDPGNERADELANRGVPAR, encoded by the coding sequence ATGGCGACCGTGGCCGAGGCGCACCTTCCCCAGGGCCCGCTGGACTCGGGACTCCCCAGCGTGCAGATGTGGACCGACGGAGCCTGCAAGGGCAACCCCGGCCCGGGCGGCTGGGGAGCCTGGATGCGCTCGGGTTCGCACGAGCGCGAGCTGTTCGGCGGCGAGGAGACCACCACCAACAACCGGATGGAGCTGACCGCCGTCATCGAGGGCCTCAAGGCCCTGACGACGTCCTGCGAGGTCACCCTGCACGTGGACTCCTCCTACGTGATGAACGGGATGAAGTCGTGGCTGCCCGGCTGGAAGCGGAACGGGTGGAAGACGGCGGCGAAGAAGCCGGTCAAGAACGAGGACCTGTGGCGCGCCCTCGATGAGCAGGTCGCCCGCCACTCGGTGCAGTGGGTGTGGGTGAAGGGCCACTCCGGCGACCCGGGCAATGAGCGGGCCGATGAGCTCGCCAACCGTGGCGTGCCCGCGCGATGA
- a CDS encoding AI-2E family transporter: protein MRSRGEQHAGSAPSLASAAVVLAGLTVAAVGLYFMAPIVAPAFFAFTLFVSARPLQRLLERAGAPRIVAAVLVLLGLYVVLTALVLATIWSLTQAALELPRYTGDLRSIYLDSLLWLERMGVDNAALAQYANSIDLNRVADLLGAVVQGTTSAGGQALIILVVMFFLAIDSTSVRSRWRLLAGSRPDLAAALRAFFAGVRKYWVVSTVFGLIVAVLDVIALWIIGVPLALVWGVLAFVTNYIPNVGFVIGLIPPALIALLEGGPADMVAVIVAYTVLNFSIQTIVQPKVVGDAVGLSPAVSFLSLTFWTLVVGPLGAILAVPLTLAAKSALVDAHPEARWINAFLVTDSQAERALKRASGFPMTRAVRPKAKNSA from the coding sequence ATGAGGTCGCGGGGCGAGCAGCACGCGGGGTCAGCGCCGTCACTGGCAAGTGCCGCCGTCGTGCTCGCCGGCCTGACCGTGGCAGCGGTGGGGCTGTACTTCATGGCCCCGATCGTGGCACCGGCCTTCTTCGCCTTCACGCTGTTCGTCTCGGCGCGCCCGCTGCAGCGGCTGCTCGAACGTGCGGGGGCACCGAGGATCGTCGCGGCCGTGCTGGTACTCCTCGGACTCTACGTCGTGCTCACCGCACTCGTGCTGGCCACGATCTGGTCCCTCACCCAGGCAGCCCTCGAGCTGCCCCGCTACACCGGCGACCTCCGCTCGATCTATCTCGACTCCCTGCTCTGGCTGGAGCGGATGGGCGTCGACAACGCCGCGCTGGCCCAGTATGCGAACTCGATCGACCTCAACCGGGTGGCGGACCTGCTCGGTGCGGTGGTGCAGGGGACGACCTCGGCCGGCGGGCAGGCGCTGATCATCCTGGTGGTGATGTTCTTCCTGGCCATCGACTCCACCTCGGTGCGCTCGCGCTGGCGGCTGCTCGCCGGTAGCCGGCCCGATCTGGCTGCCGCGCTGCGGGCGTTCTTCGCGGGCGTGCGCAAGTACTGGGTGGTGAGCACCGTTTTCGGTCTCATCGTCGCCGTGCTCGACGTGATCGCGCTGTGGATCATCGGGGTACCGCTGGCGCTGGTGTGGGGCGTGCTGGCATTCGTCACCAACTACATCCCGAACGTCGGCTTCGTGATCGGCCTCATCCCGCCGGCGCTGATCGCGCTGCTCGAGGGTGGTCCCGCCGACATGGTCGCGGTGATCGTCGCCTACACGGTGCTCAACTTCAGCATCCAGACCATCGTCCAGCCGAAGGTGGTCGGGGACGCCGTGGGCCTGAGCCCCGCGGTCTCGTTCCTGTCCCTGACCTTCTGGACGCTGGTGGTCGGCCCGCTCGGTGCCATCCTCGCGGTACCGCTGACGCTGGCGGCCAAGTCCGCGCTGGTGGACGCTCATCCTGAGGCCCGCTGGATCAACGCCTTCCTGGTGACCGACTCCCAGGCGGAGCGGGCGCTCAAGCGCGCCTCCGGCTTTCCCATGACCAGGGCTGTCCGACCGAAGGCGAAGAATTCCGCTTGA
- a CDS encoding GNAT family N-acetyltransferase has product MTLRWSTLDAGSVTAWSELTNLLARVDGTEEFYEPEDLAEELTEHGFTPAQDSLAVWDEDRLVGYAQVRAGLSLTHAEGWARVSLGGGVHPDYRGRGIATEMFDRMEPRGITLARERHPGAPIQLRSGGGLESDPVRPLLAERGYEPVRYYMAMKRALPGPPLAPVDERVETFTAEMLEATRLAHNDAFASHWGSGPLTEEAGAELVRGRAFRPEFSRVVVSGGEVLAYAMTQQWVDRELYVALVGTRQSARGRGLARAVLNAALVAASESGRYDEAELEVDSINPQGAGALYASVGFEPARTTAVFARMA; this is encoded by the coding sequence ATGACGCTGCGCTGGAGCACCCTCGACGCCGGATCGGTCACCGCCTGGTCGGAGCTGACCAACCTGCTCGCACGGGTGGACGGCACGGAGGAGTTCTACGAGCCCGAGGACCTGGCCGAGGAGCTGACCGAGCACGGCTTCACCCCCGCGCAGGACTCGCTGGCGGTCTGGGACGAGGACCGGCTCGTCGGCTACGCCCAGGTGCGGGCCGGGCTCTCGCTCACCCACGCGGAGGGGTGGGCCCGGGTCTCCCTCGGTGGCGGTGTGCACCCGGACTACCGCGGCCGCGGGATCGCCACCGAGATGTTCGACCGGATGGAACCGCGCGGCATCACGCTGGCTCGCGAACGTCACCCGGGCGCGCCGATCCAGCTGCGCTCCGGCGGCGGCCTGGAGAGCGACCCGGTCCGCCCGCTGCTGGCCGAGCGCGGGTACGAGCCGGTGCGGTACTACATGGCGATGAAGCGGGCACTGCCAGGACCCCCGCTGGCGCCCGTGGACGAGCGTGTGGAGACCTTCACCGCCGAGATGCTCGAGGCCACGCGACTGGCGCACAACGACGCCTTCGCCAGCCACTGGGGTAGCGGCCCGCTCACCGAGGAGGCCGGCGCGGAGCTCGTCCGGGGGCGGGCGTTCCGGCCGGAGTTCTCCCGTGTGGTGGTCTCCGGTGGTGAGGTGCTGGCCTACGCGATGACGCAGCAATGGGTCGACCGCGAGCTGTACGTGGCGCTGGTGGGCACCCGCCAGTCCGCCCGCGGGCGCGGCCTCGCCCGCGCGGTGCTGAACGCGGCGCTGGTCGCGGCCAGCGAGTCCGGGCGCTACGACGAGGCCGAGCTGGAGGTCGACTCCATCAATCCGCAGGGTGCCGGGGCGCTGTACGCCTCGGTCGGATTCGAGCCGGCGCGCACGACCGCGGTCTTCGCCCGGATGGCCTGA
- the purD gene encoding phosphoribosylamine--glycine ligase, producing MKILLIGSGAREHALARSLAADPATTSLIVAPGNPGTAGIATNVSVDANSPDAVAALAREVAADLVVIGPEAPLVAGVADAVRAAGIAVFGPDGDAATLEGSKAFAKEIMAAAGVPTAMAHVCRAMDEVTAALDAFGPPYVVKDDGLAAGKGVVVTEDRQVALDHAAACVNRDRRASVVIEEFLDGPEISLFCLADGERVVPLAPAQDFKRLADGDAGPNTGGMGAYSPLPWAPEDLVSEVVERVALPTVRELARRGTPFVGLLYCGLALTSRGLRVIEFNARFGDPETQVVLARLESSLATALHAAATGSLDQLPELRWSAGAAVTVVLAAAGYPGEVRRGDVITGVEAAEELPGVHVLHAGTATDDAGALVAAGGRVLSVVGQGADLDAARATAYAGVERIRLDGAQHRTDIAAGLGS from the coding sequence GTGAAGATCCTGCTGATCGGTTCCGGTGCCCGTGAGCACGCCCTCGCCCGAAGCCTCGCCGCCGACCCGGCGACGACCTCCCTGATCGTGGCGCCGGGCAACCCAGGCACGGCCGGGATCGCGACGAACGTGAGCGTCGACGCGAACTCCCCGGACGCCGTCGCGGCCCTCGCCCGGGAGGTGGCGGCCGACCTCGTGGTGATCGGCCCCGAGGCCCCCCTGGTGGCCGGGGTGGCGGACGCCGTCCGTGCCGCCGGTATCGCCGTGTTCGGGCCGGACGGCGACGCGGCCACGCTCGAGGGATCGAAGGCTTTCGCGAAGGAGATCATGGCCGCGGCGGGCGTCCCGACCGCGATGGCGCATGTGTGCCGCGCGATGGACGAGGTCACCGCAGCTCTGGACGCGTTCGGTCCGCCGTACGTGGTCAAGGATGATGGTCTCGCGGCCGGCAAGGGCGTCGTGGTCACCGAGGACCGGCAGGTGGCGCTCGACCATGCCGCCGCGTGCGTGAACCGCGATCGTCGTGCGAGCGTGGTCATCGAGGAGTTCCTCGACGGCCCCGAGATCTCGCTGTTCTGCCTGGCCGACGGCGAACGTGTGGTCCCGCTCGCCCCCGCGCAGGACTTCAAGCGCCTCGCCGACGGTGACGCCGGCCCGAACACCGGCGGGATGGGCGCCTACTCGCCGCTGCCGTGGGCACCCGAGGACCTGGTCTCCGAGGTGGTCGAGCGGGTGGCGCTGCCCACGGTGCGCGAGCTGGCCCGCCGCGGCACCCCCTTCGTGGGCCTGCTCTACTGCGGCCTGGCACTGACCTCCCGTGGGCTGCGGGTGATCGAGTTCAACGCCCGGTTCGGCGACCCCGAGACCCAGGTGGTGCTCGCCCGGCTGGAGTCCTCCCTCGCCACGGCTCTGCACGCGGCGGCCACCGGCTCGCTCGACCAGCTGCCGGAGCTGCGCTGGAGCGCCGGCGCCGCCGTCACCGTGGTGCTGGCCGCGGCCGGGTACCCGGGCGAGGTGCGCCGCGGGGACGTCATCACCGGCGTCGAGGCGGCCGAGGAGCTGCCCGGCGTGCACGTGCTCCACGCCGGCACGGCCACCGACGACGCCGGCGCCCTCGTGGCCGCGGGTGGCCGGGTGCTGTCCGTGGTCGGCCAGGGAGCCGATCTGGACGCGGCACGTGCGACCGCCTACGCCGGAGTGGAGCGGATCCGCCTAGACGGCGCCCAGCACCGCACCGACATCGCGGCGGGCCTGGGCTCGTGA